In Pelodictyon luteolum DSM 273, the genomic stretch CCTTGAGCGCACTGCGCGCAAGTACGGCTACGACTCACGCATTCTGCAGGCGGTCGAAGCAGTCAACCACGACCAGAAGCTGAGCATCGTCGAAAAGATCAAAGCGCACTTCGGTGGCAGCCTGAAGGGCCGCACTCTGGCCATATGGGGACTTGCCTTCAAGCCGAACACCGATGACATGCGTGAGGCCCCGAGCCGCGTGGTGATTGAGGCGCTCTGGAAAGAAGGTGCTGTGGTGAGGGTCTACGATCCTGTCGCCATGGAAGAGGCCGAGCGTATCTACGGGAAGAAGGACGATCTCTACTATGCAGCCAACCCCGAGGATGCGGTGAAAGGCTCCGATGCCCTTGTCATCCTGACCGAGTGGATGGTGTTCCGCAGCCCCGATTTCGAGATGATGAAGCGCGATCTTCTCTCTCCGGTCGTTTTTGACGGCAGGAACATCTACAACCCCGAGTTCATGGAGCAGTCAGGCTTTACCTACTACTCCATCGGCCGGCTCCCGAGAGGCGTATAAGCCCATCGGATTATTGCCGTCCGGATGTCGTCCGGAACATCATACGGACAACGTGCAGCCCTCCCTTGTGAGGGCTGTTCGCCGTTAGGGCTGTTCCCGGACTCCGGCTGTTCCCGGACTCCGGCTGTTCCCGGACTCCGGCTGTTCCTACCTTTATAACCCTCCCGTGATGTGCAGCAGCGGGCCGCTGCCCTGGCCGAGCCTCCATCGGGCTCCGGCCCGTATGGCTTCGGTGGTGTAGTCTTTAGCCTTCCGGACCGCTTCCCTCATCGGCTCTCCCTTTGCCAGATATGAGGCCACAGCCGATGAGAGCGTACAGCCTGTGCCGTGGGTGTTGGGGCTTGCTACCCGTTCGGATGTGAGCCACGTGATGCTCCCTTCAAACAGGAGGCAGTCGCTGCAGGTATTTCCTGCAGCGTGTCCTCCCTTCAGCAGGACAGAGCCTGCGCCCCGGCCGGAGAGTGCCCTTGCCGCAGCTTCGGTTTCCTCGGGTGTGGAGGGTGCGTGCGGGAGACCGAGCAGGACGGCAGCTTCTGGGAGGTTCGGAGTGATGATGGAGGCAAGGGGGAAAAGCTTTTCGACGAACAAAGCCAGGTCGCGGGGCTCGAGGAGCGCGGTGCCGGAGGAGGAACGAAGCACCGTGTCAAGGACAACGGGCGTTGAGGGCGGAAGCATGGCGACAAGTTCTGCAACTGCAGAAACCATCCGTCCGCTGCCGAGCATCCCTATTTTGACTGCGTCGATTGCAATATCGCTGTAGATGGCATAAAACTGCTCTCTGAGGCACGTTTCGCTCTGTTGATGGATCGACACCACTTCGCGGGTGTTCTGGGCTGTAATGGCCGTTATGACTGTCGTTGCATAGCATCCGAGCGCCGCAGCGGTTTTGATGTCTGCCTGGATGCCGGCGCCTCCGCTCCCGTCCGAACCGGCGATGGCGAGGATGGTTGCATAGCGCTTCATGTCCCCTCTCCCGCACGTGTGGTGTTCATGATGGCCATTAGGCTGCGGGCCGCCTCTTCCGGGCTTTCCGCCTTCGTCACTGCGGAGATGACGGCGATGCCTGCCGCACCACGGGAAATGAGGGGTCCGGCATTTTCGCGGGTGATGCCCCCGATGGCGATGAGCGGGATCCTGAGAGCAGCCGCCGCGAGGCTGATTGCTTCGGGTCCGAGAGGCTTGTATCCCTTCGCTTTGGAGCCGGTCGGAAAGATGTGCCCGAATCCGGCATAATCCGCTCCGTTCCGTTCTGCCTTGAGGGCTTCATCCACTGAAGATGTCGATGCTCCGATGATTTTTCCCGGTCCGAAGAGTTGGCGCGCAGCCGCTACCGGCAGGTCGTCCTGGCCGAGATGGACGCCGTCTGCATCTGTCGCAAGCGCTATGTCTGCCCTGTCGTTGATGATGAAGAGTGCACCGGCTTGGCGGCAGAAGGGAATGAGGGCTTCGGCGAGCCGGCAGAGTTCTCTTCCTGATGCTGTTTTCCGCCGCAGCTGGATCATGTTCGCGCCGCCCCTGAGGGCTCGGGGGACCATGTCCAGCGGACTGGTGTCCTCATCGGTGATGACGCAGAGGATGGGTGAGTGTGGACTGTTCATCCTGTTATCCTGTAAAGGTTTTCAATGGTGGACGGAAGGTGTTCGCTGCCGGAGAAAAGGCTTATGGCGGCAATGCCCCATGCCCCGCACTCCATGCACTCTTTCGTGCGCTCCAGTGTGATGCCTCCGAGGGCATAGACCGGGATGGAGACGGCACGGCAGACCTCCCTGAGTTTTTCCGTCCCCTGAGGAGGACCGAAGGCAAGTTTGGAGGGCGTGCTGTAGACCGGGCTGAAGAACAGGTAGCCGGCACCAGCCTCCTCGGCCGCGACTGCGTCCCGGAGGGAGTGTACGCTGCGCCCGAAGATGAGCGAAGGCGCGGCTTTCCGGAGCAGGTGCAGGGGACAGGCCTCTTCGGGCAGATGGACCCCGTCGAGCCCTACCGTCAGCGCAATGTCGATGCGTT encodes the following:
- the thiD gene encoding bifunctional hydroxymethylpyrimidine kinase/phosphomethylpyrimidine kinase; protein product: MKRYATILAIAGSDGSGGAGIQADIKTAAALGCYATTVITAITAQNTREVVSIHQQSETCLREQFYAIYSDIAIDAVKIGMLGSGRMVSAVAELVAMLPPSTPVVLDTVLRSSSGTALLEPRDLALFVEKLFPLASIITPNLPEAAVLLGLPHAPSTPEETEAAARALSGRGAGSVLLKGGHAAGNTCSDCLLFEGSITWLTSERVASPNTHGTGCTLSSAVASYLAKGEPMREAVRKAKDYTTEAIRAGARWRLGQGSGPLLHITGGL
- the thiE gene encoding thiamine phosphate synthase — its product is MNSPHSPILCVITDEDTSPLDMVPRALRGGANMIQLRRKTASGRELCRLAEALIPFCRQAGALFIINDRADIALATDADGVHLGQDDLPVAAARQLFGPGKIIGASTSSVDEALKAERNGADYAGFGHIFPTGSKAKGYKPLGPEAISLAAAALRIPLIAIGGITRENAGPLISRGAAGIAVISAVTKAESPEEAARSLMAIMNTTRAGEGT
- a CDS encoding thiamine phosphate synthase, coding for MKARTPSSAPLPRITVISSPATSTQVGSGTESLLLRLAGAPPCMILIREKHLSGRQLFALARDARKLPLTAGSRLLVSERIDIALTVGLDGVHLPEEACPLHLLRKAAPSLIFGRSVHSLRDAVAAEEAGAGYLFFSPVYSTPSKLAFGPPQGTEKLREVCRAVSIPVYALGGITLERTKECMECGAWGIAAISLFSGSEHLPSTIENLYRITG